A genomic window from Nicotiana sylvestris chromosome 11, ASM39365v2, whole genome shotgun sequence includes:
- the LOC138881612 gene encoding uncharacterized protein, with amino-acid sequence MAVESDAAKYDSIFAMMEKSDDDDDDDDMVNFLDVQRNLKSYSPKKLMSLENILINVYHSLINDKNALIMELGEVEDERDDLVVVVVDLKEMIESLKKEKYVLTEKIANIEHERDDLVIVVVDLKETIECFKKEEEALTEKVANIEHERDDLLVVVVDLKEIIKELKGKGRHEIIQKGKEVANEAHLRLEDKLKSVKSSLCAELEKNKQLQEDLGRVKSDLEKSLK; translated from the coding sequence ATGGCAGTAGAAAGTGATGCAGCTAAGTATGACTCTATCTTTGCCATGATGGAAAAATctgacgatgatgatgatgatgatgatatggTAAACTTTCTAGATGTTCAAAGAAATCTGAAGTCTTACTCTCCAAAAAAACTTATGtctttggaaaatattttaattaatgttTATCATAgtcttataaatgataaaaatgcattaattatGGAACTAGGAGAAGTAGAAGATGAGAGAGATGATCTGGTAGTTGTTGTGGTCGATTTAAAAGAAATGATTGAGAGTTTGAAGAAGGAAAAATATGTCTTAACTGAAAAAATTGCAAACATAGAACATGAGAGAGATGATCTAGTTATTGTTGTAGTCGATCTAAAAGAGACCATTGAGTGTTTTAAAAAGGAGGAAGAAGCTTTAACTGAAAAGGTTGCTAACATAGAGCATGAGAGAGATGATTTATTAGTAGTAGTTGTGGACCTAAAGGAAATAATTAAGGAACTAAAAGGAAAAGGTAGGCATGAGATTATTCAAAAGGGAAAGGAAGTTGCAAATGAGGCACATCTTAGGCTTGAAGATAAGCTAAAATCAGTGAAATCTAGTCTGTGTGCTGAActtgagaaaaacaaacaacttcaggAAGATCTAGGAAGAGTTAAGAGTGATCTTGAAAAATCACTTAAGTAG